The following coding sequences are from one Myxococcales bacterium window:
- a CDS encoding sigma-70 family RNA polymerase sigma factor yields MLPLTHALQLVPALWGRDRQRNVVSTTLESLLPRAVAGEAAALEALLTKLVPRVRNLVRYLVWRDSDVDDLTQEALLVVLDGLASYRGEGSFEGWVDRVAVRAVFRNLKRLRKEPSRVQGTEPFDGAELVASNPHPDEYLSRRQAVAALDRLSPEQRHVLVLHHVLDLTVPEMAAQLKIPAETVRSRLRLARQNLRAHNLAPGEASRTEETP; encoded by the coding sequence ATGCTGCCCCTCACTCACGCCCTGCAACTTGTGCCCGCCCTGTGGGGGCGGGATAGGCAGCGGAACGTCGTGAGCACCACCCTCGAATCCCTCCTGCCGCGGGCCGTGGCCGGGGAGGCGGCCGCCCTCGAGGCGTTGCTGACCAAACTCGTGCCCCGGGTGCGCAACCTGGTGCGGTATTTGGTATGGCGAGACTCCGATGTCGACGACCTCACACAGGAAGCTTTGCTGGTGGTCCTCGACGGCCTTGCCAGTTACCGGGGCGAAGGCAGCTTCGAGGGCTGGGTCGACCGTGTCGCCGTGCGCGCCGTGTTCCGCAACCTGAAACGCCTCCGGAAAGAGCCTTCCCGCGTGCAAGGCACAGAGCCTTTCGACGGGGCCGAGCTCGTCGCAAGCAATCCCCACCCGGACGAGTACTTGAGCCGCCGCCAGGCCGTGGCCGCGCTCGACCGCCTCTCACCCGAGCAGCGCCACGTTTTGGTTTTGCACCACGTGCTCGACCTCACCGTTCCCGAGATGGCGGCCCAGCTCAAGATCCCCGCCGAAACGGTGCGCAGCCGCTTGCGCCTCGCCCGCCAAAACCTGCGCGCGCACAACCTTGCCCCGGGCGAGGCGTCGCGCACCGAGGAGACCCCGTGA
- a CDS encoding SDR family NAD(P)-dependent oxidoreductase has translation MPKPASVPPRDQHPVAPPLSEAPIAVVGVSALFPGSLGKEGFWRDILAGRDLVTDVPATHWLIDDYYDPDPQARDKTYAKRGAFLPDVDFDPVAWGVPPTIVPTTDTTQLLALIVAQQVLEDACGGQFARIDRKRTSVILGVTSSQELLGSMVSRLQKPVWVKALREMGLPESEVQEACDRIASHYVEWKESTFPGVLGNVVAGRIANRLDLGGTNCITDAACASSFSALAMAVAELRLGQSDLVITGGADTMNDIFMYLCFSKTPALSPTGDCRPFSDAADGTLLGEGIGMVALKRLADAERDGDRIYALVKGVGSSSDGRAKSVYAPVPEGQAVALRRAYDQAGYGPETVELMEAHGTGTKAGDAAEFEGLRQVFDESGRTDRNWCALGSVKSQVGHTKAAAGAAGLFKAVMALHHKILPPTIKVKRPDPKLKIEASPFYLNTLPRPWIRGEHPRRASVSSFGFGGSNFHVALEAYEGEGLTPARLWPEGGHLVLVGGATSADVANACTSLAREVEAFGDPTGEGLLAFLAHESQLRFDPHAQARLALVAQNHGDLRDKLEQAARLAQAEREGQTPTGVVFSVAPASPHVAFLFPGQGSQYLHMGAAVAMGFAPAQAAWDRVAHVARGAGALARVVFPPAAFDDAQTEQQKKTLTDTAWAQPAIGATSLAHLALLDTLGVRPTCVAGHSFGEVTALYAAGVFDEAAFLGIARQRGQLMAEQAQHTQGAMLSVAAPRDEVERQLGELGLAEVLVLANHNGPRQVVLSGPVEAIEAASRRLQGQGLSTTRLEVATAFHSPIVGGASQPFAAFLEAVPFSAPRVPVFANTTAAPYPHDAADMRRLLAEQLAKPVRFVDQIEAMALSGVSTFLEVGPGHVLTTLVSQILEGRPHRALALDRKGRPGVPAFLQGVGALAVAGVPMDFARLWAPFAVPTDPRLKPKPALTLKVNGAGYGKPYPPPGGTTALPKPNEPAPVSQPAPPAPLAAAPAPAPAVEASVQYAWLMAIAESQRQTAEAHAAFQRAMAESHTAFLRAAESTLLGLSHAMGAPGHSPLPLPAPAFAPPVPAFAPPPVPVYAAPMPAFAPSPTPAFPAPMPAFAPSPAPYAAPAPAWMPTAPSLAAPPAPVATPPFPPPAAPAPAPGVALAPAAPAATPDKRQGLERGRADPGGPAGVDVERGCLAHGLPRGHVGPRHGSRIRPWGRLDQAGRDPLRGDGAGAGSARSEHGPHGCHAHTARDRDVPRPGKRPWRPGGRPRGAQQRKASYERRRGGCRAPFRRSAEVAAPKVVLSRAEVQVSPAPALGFATPGLRSASLVVITQDAPGHSASVAHALAACLRAHGVQAKVIEGHDVPDDAEAVICLQGLRALALPEEGVPSAEALAHAAALNHDLFRVARAVAPRFSARGGTFVTVQDTGGDFGLSGSPRAWIASAAALARTAAVEWPACTVRAIDLAREGRSPEALAAALAHELLFGAPEPEVGLRANGERLRVTLNARAEAPGPTAAAIDGALDFVVATGGARGVTAACVLELARAGRGRFLLLGRTPLEAEPACCAGALTDAALKRALLDEARARGEAMSPAALGRRADAVRAGREVRATLEAIRALGSEVAYAAVDATQAEALAAVLADHRSRFGPVTGVIHGAGVLADKLIAEKTDEQYERVVSTKVKGLASVMAATAEDPLRFVFLFSSVAARSGNLGQSDYAMANEVLNKVAGRLRHERPTCVVRALGWGPWEGGMVDEGLKARFARLGVALVPVEGGARAFVDELRQGPRRCGDPDRRPGAAWRARAAQPGRPERPSLRGRAVAVPRHPPRARWPSHQGCARGARGLGARVVRACRRARASGAHARGPAPREGAPRGAPFRLRRGAGRTGAGAGPPLVRRRAQPHGAACPRTGLGRRGAALHRDL, from the coding sequence TTGCCCAAGCCCGCAAGCGTCCCCCCGAGGGACCAACACCCCGTAGCGCCCCCCCTTTCAGAGGCGCCGATCGCGGTGGTGGGCGTCTCGGCGCTCTTCCCCGGTTCGCTGGGCAAGGAGGGCTTCTGGCGGGACATCTTGGCGGGACGCGATCTGGTCACCGATGTGCCGGCCACGCACTGGCTCATCGACGACTACTACGACCCCGACCCGCAGGCCCGGGACAAAACCTACGCCAAACGGGGCGCCTTTTTGCCCGACGTGGACTTCGACCCCGTGGCCTGGGGCGTGCCACCCACGATCGTTCCCACCACGGACACCACGCAGCTCTTGGCCCTGATCGTGGCCCAGCAGGTCCTCGAGGACGCCTGCGGGGGACAGTTCGCGCGCATCGATCGGAAGCGCACGAGCGTCATCCTGGGCGTGACGTCGTCTCAAGAGCTTCTGGGCAGCATGGTGAGCCGGCTGCAAAAGCCGGTGTGGGTGAAGGCCCTGCGCGAGATGGGCTTGCCCGAATCTGAAGTGCAAGAGGCCTGTGACCGCATTGCCTCGCACTACGTCGAGTGGAAGGAGAGCACCTTCCCGGGCGTGCTGGGCAACGTGGTGGCGGGGCGCATCGCCAACCGGTTGGATCTCGGTGGCACCAACTGCATCACCGATGCGGCCTGCGCCAGCAGTTTTTCCGCGTTGGCCATGGCGGTGGCAGAGCTACGGCTCGGCCAAAGCGATCTGGTGATCACGGGTGGCGCCGACACCATGAACGACATCTTCATGTACCTCTGCTTCAGCAAAACGCCCGCCCTGTCGCCCACGGGAGACTGCCGGCCGTTTTCCGACGCAGCGGATGGCACCCTGCTCGGCGAGGGCATCGGTATGGTGGCGCTCAAGCGCCTGGCCGACGCCGAGCGCGACGGCGATCGCATCTATGCTCTCGTCAAAGGGGTGGGCAGCTCGTCCGATGGGCGCGCCAAGAGCGTCTACGCACCCGTGCCCGAGGGCCAGGCCGTGGCGCTGCGCAGGGCCTACGATCAAGCCGGCTACGGCCCCGAGACCGTCGAGCTGATGGAAGCCCACGGCACCGGCACCAAGGCCGGCGACGCCGCCGAGTTCGAAGGGCTGCGCCAGGTGTTCGACGAAAGCGGTCGCACCGATCGCAATTGGTGTGCGCTCGGTTCCGTCAAGTCGCAGGTGGGACACACGAAGGCGGCCGCGGGTGCGGCGGGTCTGTTCAAGGCCGTCATGGCGCTTCACCACAAGATCTTGCCCCCCACCATCAAGGTGAAGCGTCCCGATCCCAAACTGAAGATTGAAGCCAGCCCCTTTTACCTCAACACCCTGCCTCGCCCCTGGATTCGCGGAGAGCACCCACGCCGGGCTTCGGTGAGTTCCTTCGGCTTTGGGGGCTCGAACTTTCACGTGGCCCTCGAGGCGTACGAAGGTGAGGGCCTCACGCCGGCGCGGCTTTGGCCCGAAGGTGGGCACCTGGTGCTGGTGGGCGGCGCAACCTCCGCCGACGTCGCCAACGCCTGCACGTCGCTTGCGCGAGAGGTCGAGGCCTTCGGAGATCCCACTGGCGAGGGCTTGTTGGCGTTTTTGGCTCACGAGAGCCAGCTTCGTTTCGATCCTCACGCGCAGGCACGCTTGGCCCTCGTGGCCCAAAATCACGGTGACCTGCGGGACAAGCTGGAACAGGCAGCCCGGCTGGCGCAAGCGGAACGGGAGGGGCAAACGCCCACCGGCGTGGTGTTCTCGGTAGCACCTGCCAGCCCGCACGTGGCATTTTTGTTCCCCGGTCAGGGCAGCCAGTACCTTCACATGGGTGCCGCGGTGGCCATGGGCTTTGCGCCCGCGCAGGCCGCCTGGGATCGTGTGGCGCATGTCGCACGCGGCGCGGGCGCGCTCGCGCGGGTGGTGTTTCCTCCCGCCGCGTTCGACGACGCGCAGACCGAGCAGCAAAAGAAGACTCTGACCGATACCGCCTGGGCGCAGCCTGCGATTGGCGCCACGAGCCTCGCGCATCTCGCGCTGCTCGACACGCTGGGGGTGCGGCCCACCTGCGTGGCAGGGCACAGCTTCGGTGAGGTCACCGCCCTTTATGCCGCGGGCGTGTTCGACGAAGCCGCGTTCCTCGGCATTGCCCGGCAGCGAGGGCAGCTGATGGCCGAACAGGCTCAGCACACCCAAGGGGCGATGCTGTCCGTGGCGGCCCCGCGCGACGAGGTCGAGCGCCAGCTCGGGGAGCTTGGCCTGGCAGAAGTTCTGGTCCTTGCCAACCACAACGGCCCGCGCCAGGTGGTGCTTTCCGGCCCCGTGGAGGCGATCGAAGCGGCCTCACGGCGCTTGCAAGGCCAGGGGCTTTCGACCACACGTCTCGAGGTGGCCACCGCTTTCCATTCGCCGATCGTCGGGGGCGCCAGCCAGCCTTTCGCCGCGTTTTTGGAAGCGGTGCCGTTCTCGGCCCCCCGCGTGCCCGTGTTCGCCAACACCACGGCGGCCCCGTATCCCCACGATGCGGCCGACATGCGACGCTTGCTGGCCGAGCAGCTCGCAAAGCCCGTGCGCTTCGTCGACCAGATCGAAGCCATGGCCCTGTCGGGGGTGAGCACGTTCCTGGAGGTGGGACCAGGCCACGTGCTCACCACGCTGGTGAGCCAAATTCTGGAAGGGCGCCCTCACCGGGCGCTGGCCCTCGACCGCAAGGGACGCCCAGGTGTGCCCGCCTTCCTGCAAGGAGTGGGGGCGTTGGCGGTGGCGGGTGTGCCCATGGACTTCGCCCGCCTCTGGGCGCCCTTTGCCGTCCCCACCGATCCCCGATTGAAACCGAAACCTGCCTTGACCCTGAAGGTCAATGGCGCGGGGTATGGAAAGCCCTACCCGCCGCCCGGAGGAACAACCGCTTTGCCGAAGCCCAACGAACCCGCTCCCGTTTCGCAACCTGCCCCGCCTGCACCCCTCGCGGCCGCGCCGGCCCCGGCGCCCGCGGTCGAGGCCTCGGTGCAGTACGCGTGGCTCATGGCCATCGCGGAAAGCCAACGCCAAACGGCCGAGGCGCATGCCGCATTTCAACGGGCGATGGCCGAGTCGCATACGGCCTTTTTGCGGGCGGCCGAGTCGACGCTGCTCGGGCTCTCGCACGCGATGGGGGCCCCAGGGCACTCACCCCTGCCCCTGCCCGCGCCGGCCTTCGCGCCCCCCGTGCCGGCCTTCGCCCCCCCGCCGGTGCCCGTCTACGCGGCACCGATGCCCGCCTTCGCGCCCTCGCCGACGCCCGCCTTCCCGGCACCGATGCCCGCCTTCGCGCCCTCGCCGGCGCCCTACGCGGCTCCCGCGCCGGCGTGGATGCCCACGGCACCTTCCCTCGCAGCACCGCCCGCGCCCGTCGCGACGCCGCCCTTTCCGCCGCCCGCGGCCCCAGCCCCTGCGCCAGGGGTGGCCCTGGCACCCGCAGCGCCCGCGGCCACGCCCGACAAACGGCAAGGGCTCGAACGGGGGCGGGCTGACCCTGGAGGCCCTGCAGGCGTTGATGTTGAACGTGGTTGCCTCGCGCACGGGTTACCCCGAGGACATGTTGGGCCTCGACATGGATCTCGAATCCGACCTTGGGGTCGACTCGATCAAGCGGGTCGAGATCCTCTCCGCGGTGATGGAGCAGGCGCCGGGTCTGCCCGAAGTGAACACGGCCCGCATGGGTGCCATGCGCACACTGCGAGAGATCGTGACGTTCCTCGCCCAGGAAAGCGGCCTTGGCGCCCCGGAGGGCGGCCAAGAGGGGCACAGCAACGGAAAGCCTCATACGAACGGCGCCGGGGAGGCTGCCGCGCGCCCTTTAGGCGCAGCGCCGAAGTAGCGGCGCCCAAGGTCGTGCTTTCCCGGGCCGAGGTGCAGGTGAGCCCCGCGCCGGCGCTGGGCTTCGCCACGCCAGGGCTGCGCAGCGCCAGCCTCGTCGTGATCACCCAGGATGCGCCCGGCCATTCCGCAAGCGTGGCCCACGCGCTGGCGGCGTGCCTTCGCGCCCACGGCGTACAGGCGAAGGTGATCGAAGGTCACGACGTCCCTGACGACGCCGAGGCCGTGATCTGCCTTCAGGGGCTCCGCGCGCTTGCCCTGCCGGAAGAGGGCGTTCCCAGCGCCGAGGCCCTCGCGCACGCCGCTGCGCTCAACCACGATCTTTTCCGCGTGGCGCGCGCCGTGGCTCCGCGCTTTTCGGCCCGCGGGGGCACCTTCGTCACCGTCCAGGATACCGGCGGTGATTTCGGCCTTTCGGGTTCGCCGCGCGCCTGGATCGCCAGCGCCGCAGCCCTCGCCCGTACGGCCGCCGTGGAGTGGCCGGCATGCACGGTACGCGCCATCGACCTTGCGCGGGAGGGGCGCAGCCCCGAGGCCCTCGCCGCAGCGTTGGCGCACGAGTTGCTCTTCGGCGCGCCCGAACCCGAAGTGGGCCTGCGTGCCAACGGCGAGCGCTTGCGGGTCACGCTGAACGCTCGGGCCGAGGCGCCAGGGCCCACGGCTGCAGCAATCGACGGCGCGCTCGATTTCGTGGTGGCCACCGGGGGCGCCCGCGGCGTGACAGCCGCATGTGTGCTCGAACTGGCCCGGGCCGGTCGGGGCCGCTTTTTGCTGCTGGGACGCACCCCCCTCGAAGCAGAGCCAGCTTGCTGTGCGGGGGCGCTGACCGACGCCGCCCTCAAGCGCGCGTTGCTCGACGAAGCGCGTGCGCGCGGCGAAGCGATGAGCCCCGCCGCGCTCGGGCGCCGGGCCGATGCCGTGCGCGCCGGGCGCGAGGTGCGCGCAACCTTGGAGGCGATCCGCGCCCTCGGCAGCGAGGTGGCCTACGCGGCGGTCGATGCCACCCAGGCCGAAGCGCTGGCGGCCGTGCTGGCCGATCACAGGAGCCGCTTTGGCCCCGTCACCGGCGTGATTCACGGGGCGGGCGTGCTGGCCGACAAGCTCATCGCCGAAAAAACCGATGAACAATACGAACGGGTCGTGTCCACGAAGGTGAAGGGCCTGGCCTCCGTCATGGCAGCTACGGCCGAAGATCCCCTGCGCTTCGTGTTCTTGTTTTCCTCGGTGGCGGCCCGTTCGGGGAATCTTGGGCAAAGCGACTACGCGATGGCGAACGAGGTGCTCAACAAGGTGGCGGGACGCCTGCGCCACGAACGCCCCACCTGCGTGGTGCGCGCCCTCGGCTGGGGTCCCTGGGAAGGCGGCATGGTGGACGAGGGCCTCAAAGCCCGCTTCGCGCGCCTGGGTGTGGCGCTCGTCCCGGTGGAGGGCGGGGCGCGCGCTTTCGTGGACGAGCTGCGTCAGGGGCCCCGGCGCTGCGGAGATCCTGATCGGCGGCCCGGCGCTGCCTGGCGCGCACGCGCAGCACAGCCTGGCCGGCCCGAGCGCCCGTCCCTTCGAGGCCGAGCTGTGGCTGTCCCGCGACACCCACCCCGAGCTCGATGGCCATCGCATCAAGGGTGTGCCCGTGGTGCCCGTGGCCTGGGTGCTCGAGTGGTTCGCGCGTGCCGCCGCGCGCGTGCATCCGGAGCTCACGCTCGCGGCCCTGCGCCACGTGAAGGTGCTCCGCGGGGTGCGCCTTTTCGGCTTCGACGAGGGGCGGGGCGAACGGGTGCGGGTGCGGGTCCGCCCCTTGTCCGAAGGCGAGCCCAGCCCCACGGAGCGGCTTGCCCTCGAACTGGTCTCGGCCGAAGGGGCGCCGCTTTACACCGCGACCTGTGA
- a CDS encoding PqqD family protein, which yields MAWVRQHPDLVSRQVGGETIVVPLRRHVADLEAIYVLNETAADLWQWLPQAASLDDLVARLLATYDVTEAEARADVESLLAQWKTEGLVEDSPG from the coding sequence GTGGCATGGGTTCGACAGCACCCGGACTTGGTTTCGCGGCAGGTAGGTGGCGAGACCATCGTGGTGCCCTTGCGACGGCACGTGGCCGACCTCGAAGCGATCTACGTGCTCAACGAGACGGCCGCCGACTTGTGGCAGTGGTTACCGCAGGCGGCCTCGCTCGATGATCTCGTGGCGCGCCTGCTAGCCACTTACGACGTCACCGAAGCCGAGGCCCGCGCGGATGTGGAGAGCCTGCTCGCGCAGTGGAAAACTGAGGGACTGGTCGAAGACAGCCCTGGTTAG
- a CDS encoding SMP-30/gluconolactonase/LRE family protein codes for MSDCSGSSSCPRRTVLAAFAWPLAHSSAAHARTFGPDAPPVRYPEPDVVVLDPRFAKYKLGNAPIERVSHGMLFAEGTAWNAVGQYLIWSDIPNNRQHRWLAEDGHTSVFRRDAGYSNGNTFDFQGRQLSCEHGSRSVVRYEHDGSKSVLASSFQGKRLNAPNDLVVHPNGDVWFTDPGYGSLMNYEGYKGALELKEAVYRIDAQDGTLHKVTDEIVKPNGLCFSPDYQKLYVADSGATHVPSTPKHIKVWDIMDTKKLAKGRAFASMMYKGKGAFADGIRADVDGNIYASTGWVGDGYDGVHVFAPNGERIGLIRLPETAGNLCFGGPRRNRLFIAASASIYAVYLETQGAHIT; via the coding sequence ATGTCCGATTGCTCGGGATCTTCCTCATGTCCGCGGCGGACGGTGCTTGCAGCCTTCGCCTGGCCTCTCGCACATTCGTCAGCCGCCCACGCCCGCACCTTCGGCCCCGATGCGCCGCCGGTGCGCTACCCCGAACCTGACGTGGTGGTGCTGGATCCACGCTTCGCGAAGTACAAGTTGGGCAACGCCCCCATCGAGAGGGTGAGCCACGGCATGTTGTTCGCCGAAGGTACGGCCTGGAACGCCGTTGGTCAGTACCTGATATGGAGCGACATCCCGAACAACCGGCAACATCGCTGGCTCGCCGAAGACGGGCACACCTCGGTGTTTCGTCGCGACGCGGGCTACAGCAACGGCAACACCTTCGACTTTCAGGGCCGGCAGCTCAGCTGCGAACACGGCTCGCGCAGCGTCGTGCGCTACGAACACGATGGCAGCAAGAGCGTGTTGGCCTCGAGCTTTCAGGGCAAGCGCTTGAACGCGCCCAACGACCTCGTCGTGCACCCGAACGGAGACGTTTGGTTCACGGATCCGGGCTATGGCAGCCTGATGAACTACGAGGGTTACAAAGGGGCGCTCGAGCTCAAAGAAGCGGTGTACCGCATCGATGCGCAGGATGGCACCCTCCACAAAGTCACCGACGAGATCGTGAAGCCCAACGGTCTGTGCTTCTCCCCCGATTACCAGAAGCTCTACGTCGCGGACTCGGGCGCCACTCACGTGCCTTCCACTCCCAAGCACATCAAGGTGTGGGACATCATGGACACCAAGAAGCTGGCCAAGGGGCGCGCCTTCGCCTCGATGATGTACAAGGGCAAAGGCGCCTTCGCCGATGGCATTCGCGCCGACGTGGACGGCAACATTTACGCCAGCACGGGCTGGGTGGGCGATGGCTACGACGGGGTTCACGTGTTCGCGCCCAACGGAGAACGCATAGGCCTCATTCGCTTACCCGAGACGGCGGGCAACTTGTGCTTCGGAGGGCCTCGCCGCAACCGCCTGTTCATTGCCGCCAGCGCCTCGATCTACGCTGTGTACCTGGAAACCCAGGGTGCGCACATCACGTGA
- a CDS encoding tetratricopeptide repeat protein — translation MTHLFEPTDTPAPRLLPELDDGAGPAPRISAQATKALVASTLRAHEARRKASGFRLWQMAAGLVLFLGVSGVSAALLLRPSAAPPASPPRFVSSHVTVPEQPPPPESPASGPEEPVRERRASTTADLLARANHLRSQGHWKLAARTYGKAIAAGPRAPEAYAALVASGALYLDKLGDARRATALFRQALARQPRGPLTEEARWGLAQAYRKLRNKGAEATALRMFLANHPQSVFAPQAEARLRDL, via the coding sequence GTGACTCATCTTTTCGAGCCAACGGATACCCCCGCGCCCCGTCTGCTTCCCGAGCTGGACGATGGTGCAGGCCCGGCGCCGCGGATCTCGGCGCAAGCAACGAAGGCCCTGGTCGCAAGCACGCTACGGGCTCATGAAGCCCGCAGGAAGGCTTCGGGATTCAGGCTGTGGCAGATGGCCGCAGGGCTGGTGCTGTTCCTTGGGGTCTCGGGGGTCTCGGCCGCCTTGCTGCTTCGCCCTTCCGCCGCGCCTCCCGCCTCGCCCCCGCGCTTCGTGAGCTCGCACGTCACCGTACCCGAGCAACCGCCCCCGCCCGAGTCGCCCGCTTCGGGCCCAGAAGAGCCGGTACGCGAGCGACGCGCTTCCACGACGGCCGATCTGCTGGCCCGCGCCAACCACTTGCGCAGCCAGGGGCACTGGAAGCTGGCGGCCCGGACCTACGGCAAGGCCATCGCTGCCGGACCGCGCGCGCCCGAGGCGTACGCGGCCTTGGTGGCGTCGGGAGCGCTCTACCTCGACAAGTTGGGCGATGCCCGCCGCGCCACCGCGCTCTTCCGCCAGGCGCTTGCGCGTCAGCCGCGGGGCCCCTTGACCGAGGAGGCGCGCTGGGGGCTTGCGCAGGCGTACCGGAAGCTCAGGAACAAAGGGGCGGAGGCCACCGCGTTGCGGATGTTCCTGGCAAACCATCCGCAGAGCGTCTTCGCGCCTCAGGCCGAAGCCCGGCTGCGCGATCTATGA
- a CDS encoding radical SAM protein, whose translation MTFPVNEISYTAFTGAVRNAALSARRPLSAAVELTHRCPLACRHCYNNLPQNDPASRQELSVAEHHRFVDELVAAGSLWMLYTGGEIFARKDFFPIYEYAHDRGMLVTLFTNGVLVNESVVQRLSARRPFSIEVTLYGASNATYERMTGLRDGFDRCLRALEALKAAGLPLKLKTVPTTHNLEDLPRMREVADRLGVAFKFDALVNPRTDCSSSPLRVRLTADEIVALDLQDTRRVDAWRALHLSHGVPSAQADLQYHCGAGITSFALDPYGRISMCVLSAREFYDWRSGSLSEAWNGFLRQVRARPITRPTKCNHCALKSMCGMCPANAEMHSGGDPEEPVEFLCEVAHLRAATLGLEVPAHGACAHCAPDARQALEARGQKLAAPREPSPRPRSLPLVAEGAGACGSGCGCG comes from the coding sequence ATGACCTTTCCCGTCAACGAGATCAGCTACACGGCCTTCACGGGCGCGGTCCGCAACGCGGCTCTTTCTGCGCGCCGTCCGCTCAGCGCCGCCGTCGAGCTGACCCACCGCTGCCCGCTGGCGTGCCGCCACTGCTACAACAACCTTCCCCAGAACGATCCGGCCTCGCGGCAAGAGCTTTCCGTAGCCGAACACCATCGCTTCGTCGACGAGCTCGTGGCGGCCGGCAGTCTGTGGATGCTCTACACGGGAGGCGAGATCTTCGCGCGAAAAGACTTCTTCCCGATCTACGAATACGCCCACGACCGCGGCATGCTCGTGACGCTGTTCACGAACGGCGTTTTGGTGAACGAGTCCGTGGTGCAGCGCTTGTCCGCGCGGCGTCCTTTCTCGATCGAGGTCACCCTCTACGGTGCCAGCAACGCCACCTACGAGCGCATGACGGGCCTGCGCGACGGGTTCGACCGCTGTCTGCGCGCCCTCGAGGCCCTCAAGGCCGCGGGCTTGCCTCTCAAGCTCAAGACCGTTCCCACCACCCACAACCTGGAAGACCTGCCGCGCATGCGCGAGGTGGCCGATCGCCTGGGTGTCGCGTTCAAGTTCGACGCGCTCGTGAACCCCCGCACGGACTGCTCCTCGAGCCCCTTGCGGGTGCGGCTCACCGCCGACGAGATCGTCGCCCTGGACCTCCAGGACACACGGCGCGTGGACGCGTGGCGGGCGCTTCACCTCAGCCATGGTGTTCCGAGCGCCCAAGCCGACCTTCAGTACCATTGCGGTGCGGGGATCACGTCCTTTGCGCTCGATCCCTACGGGCGCATCTCGATGTGCGTGTTGTCGGCGCGCGAGTTTTACGATTGGCGGAGCGGGAGCCTGTCCGAGGCCTGGAACGGCTTTTTGCGGCAGGTGCGCGCGCGTCCGATCACGCGCCCCACGAAATGCAACCACTGCGCTCTGAAATCCATGTGCGGCATGTGCCCCGCCAACGCCGAGATGCATTCGGGGGGCGATCCCGAGGAGCCGGTCGAGTTTCTGTGCGAGGTGGCGCACCTGCGGGCCGCCACGCTCGGCCTCGAGGTCCCCGCGCACGGCGCCTGCGCGCACTGCGCGCCCGACGCCCGCCAGGCGCTCGAGGCGCGGGGCCAGAAACTGGCGGCCCCTCGCGAGCCCAGCCCACGTCCGCGAAGCTTGCCCCTGGTTGCAGAGGGCGCCGGCGCTTGCGGCTCGGGCTGTGGCTGCGGTTGA
- a CDS encoding IS4 family transposase, protein MSSISEARKKVSIETCRGLLHQLVERCESIMPTPKTPWGKRRFIAFDGTRVVLPRSADTARKMARPKRPNGTSVHNPQGLVVMAADVFRRLPLDWSLTGKGIGERTSMQKLVHRLPFKAGDVAVMDRGFPSRHLFSALIEHGVDIIARMSASKATAWKELKPFLSSNKKTAKVTLTLPGARGNIELQVRVVERDAKPGRPRKGTKNERMVIVSTLSGKDGFDRKDIIKLYASRWGIESLFKEMKSFMQTEDFHSKSVQGCEQELISAMIWIALASFLQAEAERTLDGRRVVRADCLRAAGDLLSAMLSGKSIHEQMDDDIAALRMFAYAPQQDRHYPRECKRPFGRTIQRGGA, encoded by the coding sequence TTGTCGTCCATCAGTGAAGCAAGAAAGAAGGTCTCGATCGAGACATGCCGTGGGTTGCTGCACCAGCTGGTCGAGCGGTGCGAGTCCATCATGCCGACTCCGAAAACCCCGTGGGGGAAACGTCGATTCATCGCGTTCGATGGAACGCGGGTTGTGTTGCCGCGCAGCGCGGATACAGCGAGGAAGATGGCGCGGCCGAAGCGGCCGAATGGGACGTCGGTGCACAATCCACAAGGGTTGGTGGTGATGGCTGCGGATGTGTTTCGCCGTCTTCCGTTGGATTGGTCCCTGACCGGAAAAGGCATCGGCGAGAGGACGTCCATGCAGAAGCTGGTTCACCGATTGCCGTTCAAGGCAGGCGACGTGGCCGTCATGGACAGAGGGTTTCCGAGTCGCCACCTGTTCTCAGCCTTGATTGAACATGGCGTTGACATCATTGCGAGAATGAGCGCATCGAAGGCGACGGCGTGGAAAGAGCTCAAGCCATTCTTGTCTTCAAACAAGAAGACCGCGAAAGTGACACTGACGCTTCCGGGGGCGAGAGGGAACATTGAGCTTCAGGTGCGCGTCGTCGAGCGCGACGCAAAGCCAGGCCGCCCGAGGAAAGGCACGAAGAACGAAAGGATGGTCATCGTGTCCACCTTGAGCGGAAAGGACGGATTCGATCGCAAAGACATCATCAAGCTCTACGCCTCTCGATGGGGAATCGAATCTCTCTTCAAGGAAATGAAGAGCTTCATGCAGACCGAGGACTTCCACAGCAAGAGCGTCCAAGGATGTGAACAGGAACTCATTTCCGCGATGATCTGGATAGCCCTGGCATCGTTCCTTCAAGCAGAAGCGGAGCGTACCCTTGATGGCCGACGCGTCGTTCGCGCAGACTGCCTACGAGCGGCCGGTGATCTGCTCTCTGCGATGCTTTCAGGAAAATCCATCCATGAACAGATGGACGATGACATCGCCGCCCTTCGAATGTTCGCGTACGCCCCACAACAAGACAGGCACTATCCGAGGGAGTGCAAACGTCCCTTCGGTCGCACCATCCAAAGGGGTGGTGCTTAA